A window of the Pseudomonas furukawaii genome harbors these coding sequences:
- the pdxJ gene encoding pyridoxine 5'-phosphate synthase, which yields MTEPNRVLLGVNIDHVATLRQARGTRYPDPVKAALDAEEAGADGITVHLREDRRHIQERDVRLLKEVLQTRMNFEMGVTEEMMAFAEEIRPEHVCLVPETRQELTTEGGLDVAGQEARIRAAVERLAKVGSEVSLFIDADAAQIEAAHRVGAPAIELHTGRYADAHTPEEAARELQRIQDGVALGLRLGLIVNAGHGLHYHNVEPVAAIPGINELNIGHALVAHALFVGFKQAVVEMKQLIVSAAPKR from the coding sequence GTGACTGAACCCAACCGCGTACTGCTCGGCGTCAACATCGACCACGTCGCTACCCTTCGCCAGGCCCGTGGCACTCGCTACCCGGACCCGGTCAAGGCCGCGCTGGATGCCGAGGAGGCCGGCGCCGACGGCATCACCGTGCACCTGCGGGAAGACCGCCGGCATATCCAGGAGCGTGACGTGCGCCTGCTCAAGGAGGTGCTGCAGACCCGGATGAACTTCGAGATGGGCGTCACCGAGGAGATGATGGCCTTCGCCGAGGAAATTCGTCCCGAGCACGTCTGCCTCGTACCCGAAACCCGCCAGGAACTGACCACTGAAGGTGGCCTGGACGTGGCCGGTCAGGAAGCGCGTATCCGGGCCGCCGTCGAGCGCCTGGCCAAGGTGGGCAGCGAGGTGTCGTTGTTCATCGATGCCGATGCCGCTCAGATCGAAGCGGCCCACCGCGTCGGCGCGCCGGCCATCGAGTTGCACACCGGCCGCTATGCCGACGCCCATACCCCGGAAGAGGCCGCCCGCGAGCTCCAGCGCATCCAGGACGGCGTCGCCCTGGGCCTCAGGCTGGGTCTGATCGTCAACGCCGGCCACGGCCTGCATTACCACAACGTCGAGCCCGTTGCCGCCATCCCGGGCATCAACGAGCTGAACATCGGCCACGCCCTGGTGGCTCATGCGCTGTTCGTGGGCTTCAAGCAGGCGGTGGTGGAGATGAAGCAACTGATCGTTTCGGCGGCGCCCAAGCGCTGA